The nucleotide window GCACTTCCAGGTGTTGTTGTTCAGCAGCACCGGGTTCCGGTCGTATTTTTCCCAGGGGCCGGTGAGCTTGCGGGCGCGGGCCACGCCGGTGGCATAGGTACAGCCGGGGCCGCAGCAGCCGTTGGCGGCATAAAAGGCGTAGTAATACTCGCCGTGCCGCACCATCGACACGCCTTCCACCAAGTTACCTTCCCAGGGTGCTGAGTTGCGGAACAGCTCTACCTTCTCTCCTACCAGAGCCGTGCGCTCCTCGTTCAGGCGCTGGGCCCAGATGGGCGTGGGCTCGTTGCGGCTGTTGCCGTCTTCCTTCCAGATCAGGTACAGCTGGTTGTTTTCGTCCCGCATCGGAAAGCCGTCGATGGAGCCGGCGGGCTGACTTACCAGGGGCCCATGGTCGCGGTAAGGGCCAGCCGGGTTATCGGCGCTGGCCACGCCCACGGCCAGGGTGCCCCCCGCTGGTGGGCAGTGTAGTAGATGTACGTTTTGCTTCCTTCCTGGCTGATTTCAGGTGCCCAGAAGTAGTAGTCGGCCCAGGCCGGCAGCTGGTTGGGAAAGACATGGCCCACCAGCTCCCAGTCCGTCAGGTTCTTCGATTTCAGCAGCGGAAACGTGGGGCCCCAGTTGGAGGAGGTAGCCGTAGCCCAGTAGGTGTCGCCTATCTTCGTTACGGAGGGGTCGGGAAAGTCGCCGGGCAGCACCGGGTTGGGCAGCGGGGCGGCGGTAGTTGCGGTAGCTGCCGGGCTGGCGCTGCTGCTCTCAGTGCCAGCGCTGGTAGCGGCCGGCCGCTGGCAGGATGCCAGCAACCCCAGGCCGAGCAGCACCGGGCCGCCAAAGCGAAGCAGCGTAAAACGGAAAGAGGTGGGTTGCACCATGGCAGAGAAGTAGTGTTGAAACAGCGCGGCCTTACTCACCCGAAGGCTTCTTCAGCTCCGTGCTCAAGGCTACGGGCGTACCAAAATTGGGCGTGCCATCCGCATTCCAGGTGAACTTCTGAATCCGGGGGCTGCGCTCGTTGCCGCATCCCCTATTAGGGTTCGGGTTGGCGTGGTAGATTATCCAGTCCTCGGTGCCGTCTTTCGACTGGAAGAAACCATTATGGCCCGGCCCGTAGGCCTGCCCCTCCGGGTTTTTCGTGAATACCGGAGTGGGCGTCTTCGTCCACGACGAAGCCAGCATGGGGTCGGCGGTGCTGCTGGCCGTGAGCATTCCCAGCGCGTAGTCGTCGGTGCTGCAGTGGCTGGCCGAGTACACCAGGAAGGTTTTGTCGCCGTGCTTCAGAATTTCAGGACCCTCGTTTACGTCCGGGTCGCCATTGGTTTCCCAGCTGTAGTCAGGCTTGGAAAGCTGCACGCGGGGGCCTACGAGCGTCCAGGGGTTGCTCATCTCCGAAATGTAGAGACGCTGCTCCCCGGTGGCCTCAATCTCGTGGCCCGACCAGATGAGGTAGCGCTTGCCGTTTTGCTCCAGCACGGTACCGTCGATGGCCCACAAATCCTGGTTGGGGCTGGCAATGCGGCCCTTGTACACCCAGGTGCCCGTGGTAGGGTCGGCGGAGGCATTTTCCAGCACGTGCACACGGTGGCCCGCGCAGCAGAAGGGGTCAGCGGAGTAGTAGATATACCACTTGCCGTCAAAGAAGTACAGCTCCGGGGCCCATAAGTCGCGCTGGTTGATGCCCGCCTGCTGAGGCGTCCACACCACGGTACTCACGCCCGAGGCCAGCTCCGACATCTTGGCCGTTTTGCGAATGGTGATGTCGCCGCCGGTGGTACTCATGTAATAGTACGTGTTGTCCTTGCGGTACACCCACGGGTCGGGGCCAACCGGCAGCAGGGGGTTTTTGAAGGTGGTAGCAGAAGGTGGAGCTGGTGGCGGGGGCGCAGGCGGCGTGGAATTTTTCTTGCAAGCCAGCGTGAGGCTCAGCAGCGCAATAGGCAGAAATCGAAAAAATGACATGAGTAGCTAGAAAAGCAACAATTAGAGAAGACCAACTTCAGGCTCAGAAACATCTGGCCTACGAGAACATACAATAAGAGCCGTTCCGATGAAAGGCCGGAACGGCTCTTATTTCAGATACCAGCTTACGACTTACCAGCCACTATTCTGCTCGTAGCCTGCCAAATCAACTTCGGTCTGCGGGATGGGCAAAAGTCGGGAACGGCTCACCTGAAAGCTGTTGAAGTCTGTATCACGGGCTTTTAACTGGTCGATGTTAGCCTGATCATCCAGCAAGCCCCAGCGTTTCAGGTCAAAGAACCGCTGGCCTTCGCCCGTCAGTTCCGTTACCCGCTCGTGCATAATTTGGGTGCTCAGGCTGCCTTGGTTGAAATTTCCTTCCTGCAGTGGTGCAAGCCCGGCCCGGCTGCGTACCTGATTAATAAAGGGAATAGCCGCGCTGGTCTGGCCTTGTTCGTTCAGGGCTTCGGCCTGTAGCAGCAATACATCGGCGTAACGCATCACCCGGTGGTTGATGGGCGAGTCAAAATTCTCAAAGTTCCGGTAGTAGTCCGTCTGATATTTGCGCCAGTACACGCGGCTCAGGTCACGGGCATTGCCTTTGAAACGGTTTTGAAAGCCCGTGCCGTACACCAGCGTATCACCATCTACCGGTAGGCCGGTAGAAAACTGGCGCCGGTTATAAAATACGGTGGCTGACAGGCGTGGGTCGCGGCGGCCCGTGGTGGTGGCTTCCTGCAGAAACTCGTTTACTACCCAGGGACGAACTTCGCCATCAACAAAGCCTGCGCCTGGCACACCCCAGAACTGGGAACGTTGACCACCTTCCGAGGAGGTAGCGTCATCTCCGTCATTGCCGCCCAGCTTGGCGTCAGAAAACTGTACCTCAAAGATAGACTCGGCGTTATTTTCGGTGGTGTGGCGGAAGTTGTCAGTGTAGTTGCTCGTCAGCTGGTAGCGGCCCGAGCCAATGACTTCCGTGAACTGAGCCGAAGCCAGCGCCCATTGCCTGTTTTGCATGTACGCCTTACCCAGTAGTGTGGTGGCTGCTCCCTTCGTAGCGCGGCCGGTATCGTTGCCGCCACCGTACGAAGCATCCAGGTCCGGCTTGGCAGCCTGCAAATCAGCAATAATCTGCTCCCATACCTGCGCTTCCGTAGCCTGAGGCGGCAGATTGGCCGGATCGGATGGGGTGAGTGCCAGCGGAACACGCCCGTACAGGATCACCAGATTGTAGTAGTAGAGCGCCCGCAGAAACCGGGCTTCGGCCAGAATCCGCTTTTTCAGCCCTTCGTTCATCTGGATACCAGGCACATTGGCCAGTACCTGATTGGTGCGCCAGATGGCGCGGTAATGGTCGCGCCAGATGTTTTGGGAAACCTCGAAGTCGTAGTTGGCCTGTGTAAAGCGCGTGAAGTCGGCCAGCTCGCCCCAGGGGCTTTGGCTGAAGCTATCATCAGAGCGCAGATCGAAGGCAAAGTGCAGCCAGCGCCGGTATGTGCCCAGCTGCTGCAGGCCGCTGTAACTGGCATTGATGCCTTTTACGGCATCAGCCTCGGTGGCCCAGAACGACTCGGTCGTAGGCTGGTTGGGATTAACCTGATCCAGAAAGTCTTTTTCGCAGGCTGTCGTCAGCAGCAGGCTGCCGGCCAGCGCGGCCAGGCGAAGAGTATGGTATTTCATCGGAATGTCGGATGGGAAAGGTGAGCAGGTGAGATAGAACCGGCTTAGAAGCCGAGCTGAGCACCAATGGAAACCGTGCGAACGTTAGGGTAGCTCCCCTCATCTACTCCTCGGCTAAGCGCCCCATTTACTATTTCAGGGTCGTAGCCGGTGTAGTCGGTAAGGGTGAACAGGTTCTGAGCCGTCACATAAAAGCGCAGGCTGTTTACACCTTTTACGCGCTCTGTCAGCGTTTTAGGAATGGTATAGCCTACCTGCAGGTTCTTCAGGCGCAGATAAGAGCCATCTTCCAGCCAGCGCGTGGAGTTCAGGCGGGCGTTGTTGATGGCCGCTTCGCCTGCCTGCCCGCCGCCGCCGGCGATAATAGCGCGGGGCGTGGTGGTAGAGGGGTTCTCTGGTGTCCAGGGGCTAAAGTCGCGGCGGTAGTTACCGTTGTCGTCGGTGCGGTCCAGCCAGTAGCGGCCCGTGTTCAGAATGTCGTTGCCATTCACCCCTTGGAAAAAGGCCGAGAGGTCAACGCCCTTGTAGCCCGCCGTCAGGTTCAGGCCGTACTGGATTTTAGGAAACACACGGCCAACGTGGGCACGGTCAGCGGCCGTTATGGCGCCATCACTGTTCACATCTTTATAGCGCACGTCGCCGGGCTGAGCGTTGGGCTGGGCACTACCGGCAATGTTGTCACCACTCTGGAAAATGCCGTCAAACTGGTACAGGAAGAATGAGCCCATCTCGTAGCCTACCTCCGTACGGGTCGATTCGCCGGGACCACCTACAAAGAAGTTAGCCTTACCGTCGTTGCTTAGCTGAGTAACCTCATTTTTGAGTGTGGTGAGGTTGCCAGAAATTCCATAGGTAAAATCCCTACGGGTTTCGTTGTAGCCGGCCACCAGTTCAAAACCCCGGTTTTGGATGCGGCCCACGCGCTGATAGGGGTTGCTGCCTGCATTGCCTAGCACCAGCGCAATGGCGGGGTCAACCAGGGCATTGCGGGTTTCAGACTGGTAGTAGTCGGCCGACAGCGTAAGCCGGTTATTCAGAAAGGCTACATCAAGGCCATAGTTGGCGGTGCGGCGCTCTTCCCAGGCTATATCAAGGCTGGGAAGCTGTGTCTGGATACTACCATTCTGGATATTGTCACCACCGGCGGGGTAGTTTACGTTGGTATTGATAACCCCCTGCCACCGATAAGCCCCACCATAAGGGCCACCAAGCTGCTCGTTCCCCAGTACCCCGTAGCTGGCGCGCAGCTTCAGGTTGCTTACCTGCTCACTGAGCCCGGCAAAAAACTGTTCCTGGGAAATACGCCAACCGGCAGAGGCCGCGTAGAAGGTACCGTAGCGGTTTTCGGGGCTGAAGCGCGAGGATCCGTCACGACGGACAGCCGCCGTGAGCAGGTAGCGCTGGTCGTAGTCGTAGGTAAGCTGGCCCAGGTAGGAGCGTTTGTTGTACACATAGGACGAGCCTACTACCTGCGGAGCGCTGCTGCCCGCATCCAATGCCCAATAGTACACGGGGCCAATACCATAGTCATTATTACGCCCCCGGGTAAAATCACTGGTCTGGTGCTGCTCGGTGTAGCCGGCTACAGCTGACACGTTGTTTTTTCCGAAGCTCTTATCAAAGGCCAGCGTGTTCTCCACCATCGTGAAGAAGCTGTTGCCCTGGTTTTCGGCGTAATAGGATGGGTTCAGCGCGTCATTCTGGCGCCACTGGCCATACTGACGCTTTTCCCGATCATGGTACGACACATACTCCAGGCCCAGGTTGAGGCGGTAGCGCAGGAAGCTAAAGATATCTACCTCTCCATACACGTTGCCCTGCAGACGGTTGTTCTCGGTGGTATTGTTCAGCAGCTTTTGCAGCGCAATGGGATTGGTCCCAAACGTGCTGGCGTTGTTGTTGCCGAAGCCGAATCCACCCGGGTTGGCCATATCATACACCGGTGTAACGGGCAGCATGCGCAATACATCCAGAAATGGCAAACCGTTGAGCTGCGTCTGGTTGGTGCGGGCCAGTTGCAGGTTTTCACCCACACGCAGGCGGCCACGGTTGAACCCTGAGTTTACCCGCACGCTGTAGCGCTCAAACTTGGGGCCCTCGGTGGTGCCCTTCTGAGTGAAGTACTCGCCTGACAGCAGGTAGTTGGAGTTTGGGCCGCCGCCCGAGAATCCCAGGCTGTAATCCTGAATTGAGCCTGTCTGAATCAACTCCTTCTGCCAGTCGGTATCCACCCCGTTTGGATTTGCGACGAAGGGCTGCGGCGGCCGACCTGCGTTTTCATAGGCCTGGCGGTTGATAACCGACCACTCCTGGGCATTCATCAGGTCGTAGGTTTGGGTGATTCTTTGTGCCCCGCCATAAGCATTGAAGCTAATAGCTGGTGCGCCCGCCTTGCCTTTCTTCGTAGTGATGATAATGACCCCATTGGCGCCCCGGGAGCCGTAAGGCGCCAGCGAAGCTCCGTCCTTCAGCACCTGAATTGACTCAGCATCCTGTGGATTGAAGTCCCGGATGTTGTCAAGCCAAAGTCCGTCTACTACATAGAGTGGGCTGCTGCTGCCGCTTATACTGCCCAGGCCACGGATATTAACAATAGGAGCCTGACCGGGTAAACCCGAATTAACAACCTGCACACCGGGCAGTCGCCCCTGGATGCCTTCCGAAATGGTAGCTACGGGCGCTTTTTGCGCATCTCGACCACTCACGCTGGCTACTGAGCCTGTTACATCCTCACGCTTTTGCGTCAGATACCCCACTACCACCACGTCGTTCAGCAGCTTGGTGTCCTGCGCCAGGGTGATGTTGACGGAGGTGCGGCCGCTTACGGCCGCTTCCTGGGTGGTGTAGCCTACAAAGGAGAAAACCAGCGTGGCGTTGTCGGCCACGCTCAGCGAGTAGTTACCATCAGTGTCCGTCTGGGTCCCATTGGTAGTACCCTTTTCCAGCACCGTCACGCCCGGTAGCGGCTGCCCCTTGTCATCGAGCACACGGCCACTCACGGATACGGCCACCGGTAGGGCGCCAGGGGCAGAATTGATATACGCGGTGAAAGAGGCGGCCGCAGCCGGGTTGGGCAGGGCCAGGGGCAAGCAGCACAGCAGCGCCGGAACAGCCAGCCGTGGTACCCTGAGTACAGCGTTTTTCATAAAGGGGAGGGAATTGATGAAGGGACCGAAGGAACGCAGACCGTGCAAACGTTTGCATGTGTGCGGTAAAAAAAGACTCACTCCTTTCGTGCCGGGCACCAGAATGAGCAATTGAGAAGTACTGCCAACTACACCTTGAAAAAAGACAGATTCTTTGTTTCAGGATGTAAGAATAAGGAGAGGCAATAGCAATGTCAAGTAAAAAGGTAGATTATTTTCTTGCCCGCTGCTAAATGAGCGTATTCTACACCCTTATCAGTAACCCCAATGAAACCATTTGCAGCAGGCTAACCCAGCCAACAAGGGCGTCAAATGAAAAAGTATAATAGCAAACGTTTGCGCACGGCTATACTTTTCAGTTCCTTCGTATCAGTATTCCGGGGCGGGTGCCTCTGCCTGTCCTCATTTCCTGCATTTTGCCACCTCTCCTATGCTGTCTTCTGCTATAGCATCTTTCTTTCAAGAGCGGTTTGCGGCCACTCCCCTGCTGGTAAGGGCGCCGGGCCGCGTGAACCTGATCGGTGAGCATACCGACTACAACGGAGGCTTCGTGCTGCCCGCCGCCATCAACAAAGAAATCTATTTCGCGGTTGCCCTCAACGGCTCCAGCACCATCCGGCTGCACTCCTTCGACCTGAAAGAAGACTACGAAGTGGCCCTGGCCGACGTAGCCCCAAGCAACACACTGTGGGCCAACTACCTGCTGGGCGTGGTGGCCCAGTTTCAGAAGCGCGGCCTGCCGGTGCAGGGCTTCGACTGCGTATTCGGCGGCACGATTCCCATGGGCGCGGGCATGTCGTCGTCGGCGGCGGTGGAATGCGGGCTGGCGTTTGCCCTCGACACCCTGCTTCATACCCGCCTCGACCGGCTGGAGCTGGCCCGCATCAGTCAGAAAGCTGAGCATGAGTATGCCGGCGTGCAGTGCGGTATTATGGACCAGTTTGCCAGCCTGTTTGGCCAGGCCGGTCACGTGGTACGCCTCGACTGCCGCTCCCTGGAGTATGCTTATTTTCCCTTTGATGCCAATACCTACCATCTGGTGCTCTGCAACTCCGGGGTGAAGCACTCCTTGGCCAGCTCCGAGTACAACACGCGCCGCCAGGAGTGCGAACGGGGCGTGGCCGTACTGCAGCAATATTATCCGGAGGTAGCCTCCCTGCGCGACGCCACGCTGGAACGCCTCGAAAAGCACCAAGCGGAGCTGGGTGAGGTAGTATACCGGCGCTGCCGCTACGTGGTAGAGGAAAATCTGCGGGTAGAGCA belongs to Hymenobacter sp. J193 and includes:
- a CDS encoding RagB/SusD family nutrient uptake outer membrane protein, producing MKYHTLRLAALAGSLLLTTACEKDFLDQVNPNQPTTESFWATEADAVKGINASYSGLQQLGTYRRWLHFAFDLRSDDSFSQSPWGELADFTRFTQANYDFEVSQNIWRDHYRAIWRTNQVLANVPGIQMNEGLKKRILAEARFLRALYYYNLVILYGRVPLALTPSDPANLPPQATEAQVWEQIIADLQAAKPDLDASYGGGNDTGRATKGAATTLLGKAYMQNRQWALASAQFTEVIGSGRYQLTSNYTDNFRHTTENNAESIFEVQFSDAKLGGNDGDDATSSEGGQRSQFWGVPGAGFVDGEVRPWVVNEFLQEATTTGRRDPRLSATVFYNRRQFSTGLPVDGDTLVYGTGFQNRFKGNARDLSRVYWRKYQTDYYRNFENFDSPINHRVMRYADVLLLQAEALNEQGQTSAAIPFINQVRSRAGLAPLQEGNFNQGSLSTQIMHERVTELTGEGQRFFDLKRWGLLDDQANIDQLKARDTDFNSFQVSRSRLLPIPQTEVDLAGYEQNSGW
- the galK gene encoding galactokinase, whose protein sequence is MLSSAIASFFQERFAATPLLVRAPGRVNLIGEHTDYNGGFVLPAAINKEIYFAVALNGSSTIRLHSFDLKEDYEVALADVAPSNTLWANYLLGVVAQFQKRGLPVQGFDCVFGGTIPMGAGMSSSAAVECGLAFALDTLLHTRLDRLELARISQKAEHEYAGVQCGIMDQFASLFGQAGHVVRLDCRSLEYAYFPFDANTYHLVLCNSGVKHSLASSEYNTRRQECERGVAVLQQYYPEVASLRDATLERLEKHQAELGEVVYRRCRYVVEENLRVEQACHHLLAHDLPAFGQDMYGSHAGLRDQYEVSCPELDVLVELARPLPGVVGARMMGGGFGGCTINLVEASAVESFVAAMKPAYEKQTGIALETYQTTIVDGVGVLAPVAVS
- a CDS encoding TonB-dependent receptor, which encodes MKNAVLRVPRLAVPALLCCLPLALPNPAAAASFTAYINSAPGALPVAVSVSGRVLDDKGQPLPGVTVLEKGTTNGTQTDTDGNYSLSVADNATLVFSFVGYTTQEAAVSGRTSVNITLAQDTKLLNDVVVVGYLTQKREDVTGSVASVSGRDAQKAPVATISEGIQGRLPGVQVVNSGLPGQAPIVNIRGLGSISGSSSPLYVVDGLWLDNIRDFNPQDAESIQVLKDGASLAPYGSRGANGVIIITTKKGKAGAPAISFNAYGGAQRITQTYDLMNAQEWSVINRQAYENAGRPPQPFVANPNGVDTDWQKELIQTGSIQDYSLGFSGGGPNSNYLLSGEYFTQKGTTEGPKFERYSVRVNSGFNRGRLRVGENLQLARTNQTQLNGLPFLDVLRMLPVTPVYDMANPGGFGFGNNNASTFGTNPIALQKLLNNTTENNRLQGNVYGEVDIFSFLRYRLNLGLEYVSYHDREKRQYGQWRQNDALNPSYYAENQGNSFFTMVENTLAFDKSFGKNNVSAVAGYTEQHQTSDFTRGRNNDYGIGPVYYWALDAGSSAPQVVGSSYVYNKRSYLGQLTYDYDQRYLLTAAVRRDGSSRFSPENRYGTFYAASAGWRISQEQFFAGLSEQVSNLKLRASYGVLGNEQLGGPYGGAYRWQGVINTNVNYPAGGDNIQNGSIQTQLPSLDIAWEERRTANYGLDVAFLNNRLTLSADYYQSETRNALVDPAIALVLGNAGSNPYQRVGRIQNRGFELVAGYNETRRDFTYGISGNLTTLKNEVTQLSNDGKANFFVGGPGESTRTEVGYEMGSFFLYQFDGIFQSGDNIAGSAQPNAQPGDVRYKDVNSDGAITAADRAHVGRVFPKIQYGLNLTAGYKGVDLSAFFQGVNGNDILNTGRYWLDRTDDNGNYRRDFSPWTPENPSTTTPRAIIAGGGGQAGEAAINNARLNSTRWLEDGSYLRLKNLQVGYTIPKTLTERVKGVNSLRFYVTAQNLFTLTDYTGYDPEIVNGALSRGVDEGSYPNVRTVSIGAQLGF
- a CDS encoding glycoside hydrolase family 43 protein, with amino-acid sequence MVQPTSFRFTLLRFGGPVLLGLGLLASCQRPAATSAGTESSSASPAATATTAAPLPNPVLPGDFPDPSVTKIGDTYWATATSSNWGPTFPLLKSKNLTDWELVGHVFPNQLPAWADYYFWAPEISQEGSKTYIYYTAHQRGAPWPWAWPAPITRLALTATMGPW
- a CDS encoding glycoside hydrolase family 43 protein, with translation MSFFRFLPIALLSLTLACKKNSTPPAPPPPAPPSATTFKNPLLPVGPDPWVYRKDNTYYYMSTTGGDITIRKTAKMSELASGVSTVVWTPQQAGINQRDLWAPELYFFDGKWYIYYSADPFCCAGHRVHVLENASADPTTGTWVYKGRIASPNQDLWAIDGTVLEQNGKRYLIWSGHEIEATGEQRLYISEMSNPWTLVGPRVQLSKPDYSWETNGDPDVNEGPEILKHGDKTFLVYSASHCSTDDYALGMLTASSTADPMLASSWTKTPTPVFTKNPEGQAYGPGHNGFFQSKDGTEDWIIYHANPNPNRGCGNERSPRIQKFTWNADGTPNFGTPVALSTELKKPSGE